A genomic window from Lotus japonicus ecotype B-129 chromosome 1, LjGifu_v1.2 includes:
- the LOC130723261 gene encoding adenine phosphoribosyltransferase 1-like isoform X2, which yields MQSSRVLLCSSTNSLSGSAVTPTLASFPRFPAPLSAKIANSTSSSSSSSSIRFQNSPPLRSTASSSSSSNMASQDPRIATISSAIRVIPDFPKPGIMFQDITTLLLDPKAFKDTIDLFVERYRDQNISVVAGVEARGFIFGPPIALAIGAKFVPMRKPKKLPGPVISEEYSLEYGTDKIEMHVGAVQAGERALIIDDLIATGGTLSAAIRLLERVEVQVVECACVIELPELKGRERLGDKALFVLVNGS from the exons ATGCAGTCAAGTAGGGTGCTCTTGTGCTCATCCACCAATTCATTGTCGGGGTCAGCCGTCACTCCCACACTTGCCTCTTTTCCCAGATTCCCAGCACCACTCTCAGCAAAGATCGCAAactcaacatcatcatcatcatcatcctcctcgaTTCGCTTCCAAAATTCTCCACCACTCCGCTCcactgcttcttcttcttcttcct CGAATATGGCTTCGCAAGACCCGCGCATAGCAACAATCTCCTCTGCGATCCGAGTCATTCCTGATTTTCCCAAGCCAG GTATCATGTTCCAGGATATAACCACTCTGCTTCTTGATCCCAAGGCTTTCAAGGATACCATTGACTTGTTTGTTGAGAGGTACAGAGATCAAAACATTTCTGTTGTCGCAG GCGTTGAAGCAAGAGGTTTTATATTTGGCCCTCCCATTGCATTAGCCATTGGTGCAAAATTTGTCCCCATGAGGAAACCCAAGAAATTGCCAG gACCGGTTATCTCAGAAGAGTATTCGTTGGAGTATGGAACTGATAAAATTGAGATGCACGTGGGGGCTGTACAAGCTGGAGAACGAGCCTTGATCATAGATGATCTTATTGCTACTGGAGGAACGTTAAGTGCTGCAATTAGGCTACTAG AACGTGTTGAGGTGCAAGTTGTTGAGTGTGCTTGTGTGATTGAATTACCAGAGTTAAAG GGGCGGGAAAGGCTGGGCGACAAGGCGCTATTCGTCTTAGTTAATGGATCTTGA
- the LOC130723285 gene encoding uncharacterized protein LOC130723285 produces the protein MSNRFSQGRQDTSTNNNNNKGFNKSHKKFLPKNPNPKPTLSASLRESGSGSSSGNPSGSDVGNGNFVKYLPQDEAVAAGLGAEDGGLDPIESQRVVDLLNSELSRLLKLKPKEFWKQVAADTSLHAFLDSFLQFRSRWYDFPHRGVKGILAGVIVGEIDLSRRVFMVLYRISSNKDPGGRPADTLSSRDHGVLLQEKKLLELPKLLDICAIYYHENEELTRLLVRNALSAQPWIHNSLPSVISHFMGIVSTMHERCSSSLEVLFSSGSPDNQNATFLQADLLEVMDFINDAIVSLDAFVNTFEPAAVFFSCPVEMSYGNEELLSLLARLHDSLIPSLQKGFQIIFADKQDDRVSNTLVSLKMLRIRLVNFGWQLLHFCYLSDEVFRDSIPLAAVTKMFPANVEDPVIRADILVQTLREINSVSLCFQEILPKKTFLQDVERNFNLLSRIERLKDNGWIFMDDEQFQYISGILSSPKEISKESSSTMTTVPNQALRMDEDAAIIESKISQIRDLFPDYGKGFLAACLEVYDQNPEEVIQRILEDTLHEDLRCLDTSLETVPQSLAKTTTVSRIDKGKGKLIDSTSVSSNTVVVSGKQQTEAPLMPSSAPLGKFIRKSRADAPPDLSILDKKDEKDVLKTAMLSQYEYDDEYDDSFDDLGLSVGDSGLEENEILGDKMNAMPQSWAKETGNSGQNAPNAKWGSKKKPQFYVKDGKNYSYKVAGATAVANSDEASLLNQAQKELIHGLGRGGNHPFGAVRKFTEFKDNDNQSHVSETEGRGVLGNPRNRGRNEGGKQTEPHQPQETQSNGSEMEGQDHVSNNRGRGRGRGRGGGRSNHYRKDQAMKKHFSGLGGF, from the exons ATGTCGAATCGATTCAGTCAAGGAAGGCAAGACACTAgtaccaacaacaacaacaacaagggtTTCAACAAATCACACAAGAAATTTCTCCCCAAAAACCCCAACCCGAAACCAACCCTTTCAGCTTCCCTCAGAGAATCTGGTTCCGGTAGCAGTAGCGGTAATCCGTCAGGTAGCGACGTTGGCAATGGCAATTTCGTCAAATACTTGCCGCAAGACGAGGCTGTGGCAGCTGGTCTTGGCGCTGAGGATGGCGGTTTGGATCCCATCGAATCTCAGAGAGTCGTTGATCTTCTCAATTCTGAGTTGTCTCGGTTGCTCAAGTTGAAACCTAAAGAATTCTGGAAACAAG TGGCTGCTGACACCTCCTTGCATGCGTTTCTGGATAGCTTCTTGCAATTTAGGAGCAGGTGGTATGATTTCCCTCACCGTGGGGTTAAAGGGATTCTTGCAGGTGTTATTGTTGGAGAGATTGATTTGAGTCGCCGCGTGTTCATGGTATTGTATCGAAT TTCTTCCAATAAAGATCCTGGTGGTCGGCCTGCTGATACACTCAGTTCTAGAGACCATGGAG TTCTTTTGCAGGAGAAGAAGTTGCTTGAACTGCCGAAGTTGTTAGATATATGTGCCATATACTATCATGAAAATGAAGAATTGACAAGATTGCTG GTTAGAAATGCTTTGAGTGCTCAGCCTTGGATCCATAATAGTTTGCCTTCAGTAATATCCCATTTTATGGGTATTGTCAGCACAATGCACGAACGTTGCAGTTCTTCATTGGAG GTCTTATTTTCTTCTGGAAGTCCTGATAACCAGAATGCAACTTTTCTTCAAGCTGATCTACTGGAG GTGATGGACTTTATAAATGATGCAATCGTATCATTGGATGCTTTTGTTAATACATTCGAACCAGCAGCTGTATTCTTCTCTTGTCCAGTGGAAATGAG CTATGGGAATGAGGAACTGCTAAGTCTCCTTGCCCGATTGCATGATTCGCTAATTCCATCCTTGCAAAAGGGATTCCAAATCATTTTTGCTGACAAACAAGATGACAGAGTGTCTAATACCTTGGTTAGTttgaagatgttgagaataAGATTGGTGAACTTTGGGTGGCAACTTTTGCACTTCTGCTATCTAAGTGATGAAGTGTTCAGAGATAGCATCCCCCTTGCTGCGGTCACGAAGATGTTTCCTGCCAATGTAGAGGACCCAGTCATCAGAGCTGATATTCTGGTTCAAACACTTAGAGAGATCAATTCAGTATCATTATGTTTTCAGGAAATCCTCCCGaagaaaacatttcttcaagaTGTTGAAAGGAACTTCAATTTATTAAGCAGGATTGAGAGATTAAAGGATAATG GATGGATATTCATGGATGATGAACAGTTTCAATATATATCTGGGATTTTGAGTTCTCCAAAAGAGATTTCTAAGGAGTCAAGTTCTACAATGACCACTGTGCCGAACCAAGCATTGCGGATGGATGAAGATGCGGCTATTATAGAGTCAAAGATCAGTCAAATTAGGGACCTGTTCCCTGATTATGGTAAAGGGTTCTTAGCTGCCTGTCTCGAGGTTTATGACCAGAATCCAGAAGAGGTTATTCAAAGAATTTTAGAGGATACCCTTCATGAAGATCTGCGGTGCTTGGATACTTCTCTAGAGACAGTTCCACAGTCATTAGCCAAGACCACCACTGTGAGCAGAATTGATAAAGGAAAAGGTAAATTAATTGATTCTACGTCAGTGTCCTCAAATACAGTTGTTGTTAGTGGGAAGCAACAGACAGAAGCGCCATTGATGCCATCCTCTGCTCCGCTAGGGAAATTTATTAGGAAATCTAGAGCTGATGCGCCTCCTGATCTCAGTATTTTGGATAAAAAGGATGAGAAAGATGTATTGAAAACCGCTATGCTTTCACAATATGAATATGATGATGAGTATGATGACTCTTTTGATGACTTGGGTCTAAGCGTGGGGGACTCTGGAttagaagaaaatgaaatacTCGGTGACAAAATGAATGCAATGCCCCAATCTTGGGCAAAAGAAACTGGAAACTCCGGCCAAAATGCCCCTAATGCAAAATGGGGCTCCAAGAAAAAGCCACAGTTCTATGTCAAGGATGGTAAAAATTACAGCTACAAAGTGGCAGGTGCAACAGCAGTTGCAAATTCTGATGAGGCTTCATTACTTAATCAAGCTCAGAAAGAATTAATACATGGTCTTGGACGTGGCGGCAACCATCCTTTTGGTGCGGTGAGGAAGTTCACAGAATTCAAGGATAATGATAACCAGTCCCATGTTTCTGAAACAGAAGGCAGAGGGGTTTTGGGCAATCCTAGAAATAGGGGAAGGAATGAAGGGGGAAAACAAACTGAACCTCATCAACCACAGGAGACACAGTCTAATGGTTCTGAGATGGAAGGACAAGATCATGTTTCAAATAACAGGGGCAGAGGGAGAGGCAGAGGGAGGGGAGGTGGAAGAAGCAACCATTACAGGAAAGACCAAGCCATGAAGAAGCATTTCTCTGGATTGGGTGGTTTTTAA
- the LOC130723261 gene encoding adenine phosphoribosyltransferase 1, chloroplastic-like isoform X3, with the protein MASQDPRIATISSAIRVIPDFPKPGIMFQDITTLLLDPKAFKDTIDLFVERYRDQNISVVAGVEARGFIFGPPIALAIGAKFVPMRKPKKLPGPVISEEYSLEYGTDKIEMHVGAVQAGERALIIDDLIATGGTLSAAIRLLERVEVQVVECACVIELPELKGRERLGDKALFVLVNGS; encoded by the exons ATGGCTTCGCAAGACCCGCGCATAGCAACAATCTCCTCTGCGATCCGAGTCATTCCTGATTTTCCCAAGCCAG GTATCATGTTCCAGGATATAACCACTCTGCTTCTTGATCCCAAGGCTTTCAAGGATACCATTGACTTGTTTGTTGAGAGGTACAGAGATCAAAACATTTCTGTTGTCGCAG GCGTTGAAGCAAGAGGTTTTATATTTGGCCCTCCCATTGCATTAGCCATTGGTGCAAAATTTGTCCCCATGAGGAAACCCAAGAAATTGCCAG gACCGGTTATCTCAGAAGAGTATTCGTTGGAGTATGGAACTGATAAAATTGAGATGCACGTGGGGGCTGTACAAGCTGGAGAACGAGCCTTGATCATAGATGATCTTATTGCTACTGGAGGAACGTTAAGTGCTGCAATTAGGCTACTAG AACGTGTTGAGGTGCAAGTTGTTGAGTGTGCTTGTGTGATTGAATTACCAGAGTTAAAG GGGCGGGAAAGGCTGGGCGACAAGGCGCTATTCGTCTTAGTTAATGGATCTTGA
- the LOC130723255 gene encoding zinc finger protein ZAT10-like: MAMEALKSPTTAAPTFTPFQEPNHSYMVDAPWAKRKRSKRSRTDSHHNHASCTEEEYLALCLIMLARGSTAVTPKLTLSRPAPVTAEKLSYKCSVCEKTFPSYQALGGHKASHRKLAGAAAEDHSTSSAVTTSSASNGGGKVHQCSICQKSFPTGQALGGHKRCHYEGGGGASSTATATASEGVGSTHSHQRNFDLNLPAFPDFSASKFFVEEEVSSPLPSKKPRLLPKIEIPHYY; the protein is encoded by the coding sequence ATGGCTATGGAAGCTCTTAAATCACCAACCACCGCCGCTCCAACCTTCACTCCCTTCCAGGAACCGAACCACAGCTACATGGTCGACGCACCGTGGGCGAAGAGAAAGCGTTCCAAGCGTTCTCGCACGGACAGCCATCACAACCACGCTTCCTGCACGGAGGAAGAGTATCTCGCTCTCTGCCTCATCATGCTCGCTCGCGGCAGCACCGCCGTAACACCCAAGCTCACTCTGTCTCGTCCGGCACCGGTAACCGCTGAAAAGCTCAGTTACAAGTGCTCTGTCTGCGAAAAAACCTTCCCCTCTTACCAAGCCCTTGGCGGACACAAGGCCAGCCACCGGAAACTCGCCGGCGCCGCCGCTGAGGACCACTCCACCTCCTCCGCCGTGACCACCAGCTCTGCCTCCAACGGTGGAGGCAAGGTCCACCAGTGCTCCATCTGCCAGAAATCCTTCCCTACAGGACAGGCCTTGGGAGGACACAAGCGTTGCCACTATGAAGGCGGTGGTGGTGCTAGTAGCACCGCCACAGCCACCGCATCGGAAGGTGTGGGATCCACACACAGCCACCAGCGCAACTTCGATCTGAACCTGCCGGCTTTTCCGGACTTCTCCGCCAGCAAATTTTTCGTGGAAGAAGAGGTTTCCAGTCCCCTGCCTTCGAAGAAGCCACGTCTTTTGCCCAAGATTGAAATCCctcattattattaa
- the LOC130723310 gene encoding cyclin-D5-1-like, giving the protein MDDLSSTSSLLCEENVTCLGDEDEQQQLQHPFIQSELGFCDEHVAVLIEREAVFGFKKDESLLIEDWLKHARMDAINWILKTRATFGFRFQTAYLSVTYFDRILSKRSVDSENKFWAIRLLSIACLSLAAKMEECNVPGLSEFHWEDYSFQGKVIQNMELLVLTTLEWNMDIVTPFAFLHYFVTKLCSESPPSPIFSKTIQLIVATMKEVNLMDHKPSVIAAAATLVALDQKLTIEAVKLKMSSIPQLQLIEPNDVFGCYILIQRLYEEEKTRGDKLLHTPNSSPFRSRPIDMTENSQATSSKRRRLTFDDEQSHDGKGLDQESPKP; this is encoded by the exons AtggatgatctttcttccactTCCAGCCTTCTCTGTGAAGAAAACGTGACTTGCTTgggagatgaagatgaacaacAACAACTGCAACACCCTTTCATTCAATCAGAACTGGGTTTTTGTGATGAGCATGTTGCTGTTCTGATTGAGAGAGAGGCTGTTTTTGGGTTCAAAAAGGATGAAAGTTTGCTCATTGAGGACTGGTTGAAACATGCCCGAATGGATGCAATCAATTGGATTCTCAAA ACCAGAGCAACATTTGGTTTTCGCTTTCAAACAGCTTATTTGTCTGTCACATACTTCGATCGAATCCTTTCTAAGCGATCCGTTGAT AGTGAAAACAAGTTTTGGGCAATTCGGTTATTATCAATTGCATGTCTTTCATTGGCTGCAAAGATGGAGGAATGCAATGTGCCAGGGCTATCAGAGTTTCATTGGGAAGATTATTCATTTCAGGGAAAAGTGATTCAGAATATGGAGCTTTTGGTGCTGACCACTTTGGAGTGGAACATGGACATTGTCACCCCCTTTGCTTTTCTTCATTATTTTGTCACAAAGTTATGCAGTGAATCCCCTCCAAGTCCTATTTTTTCCAAGACCATACAACTCATTGTAGCCACAATGAAAG AGGTCAATTTAATGGATCACAAACCGTCTGTTATTGCAGCAGCTGCTACTTTGGTGGCATTGGATCAGAAATTGACCATAGAAGCAGTGAAGTTGAAGATGAGTTCAATTCCTCAACTTCAGCTTATTGAACCT AATGATGTATTTGGGTGCTACATTCTAATTCAAAGATTATATGAGGAGGAGAAGACTAGAGGAGACAAGCTTTTACATACTCCAAATTCTTCACCCTTCCGATCCAGGCCAATTGACATGACAGAAAACTCTCAAGCTACTTCTTCTAAGAGAAGAAGACTCACGTTTGATGATGAACAAAGTCATGATGGCAAGGGACTTGACCAGGAAAGTCCAAAACCTTGA
- the LOC130723261 gene encoding adenine phosphoribosyltransferase 1-like isoform X1 has protein sequence MQSSRVLLCSSTNSLSGSAVTPTLASFPRFPAPLSAKIANSTSSSSSSSSIRFQNSPPLRSTASSSSSSANMASQDPRIATISSAIRVIPDFPKPGIMFQDITTLLLDPKAFKDTIDLFVERYRDQNISVVAGVEARGFIFGPPIALAIGAKFVPMRKPKKLPGPVISEEYSLEYGTDKIEMHVGAVQAGERALIIDDLIATGGTLSAAIRLLERVEVQVVECACVIELPELKGRERLGDKALFVLVNGS, from the exons ATGCAGTCAAGTAGGGTGCTCTTGTGCTCATCCACCAATTCATTGTCGGGGTCAGCCGTCACTCCCACACTTGCCTCTTTTCCCAGATTCCCAGCACCACTCTCAGCAAAGATCGCAAactcaacatcatcatcatcatcatcctcctcgaTTCGCTTCCAAAATTCTCCACCACTCCGCTCcactgcttcttcttcttcttcct CAGCGAATATGGCTTCGCAAGACCCGCGCATAGCAACAATCTCCTCTGCGATCCGAGTCATTCCTGATTTTCCCAAGCCAG GTATCATGTTCCAGGATATAACCACTCTGCTTCTTGATCCCAAGGCTTTCAAGGATACCATTGACTTGTTTGTTGAGAGGTACAGAGATCAAAACATTTCTGTTGTCGCAG GCGTTGAAGCAAGAGGTTTTATATTTGGCCCTCCCATTGCATTAGCCATTGGTGCAAAATTTGTCCCCATGAGGAAACCCAAGAAATTGCCAG gACCGGTTATCTCAGAAGAGTATTCGTTGGAGTATGGAACTGATAAAATTGAGATGCACGTGGGGGCTGTACAAGCTGGAGAACGAGCCTTGATCATAGATGATCTTATTGCTACTGGAGGAACGTTAAGTGCTGCAATTAGGCTACTAG AACGTGTTGAGGTGCAAGTTGTTGAGTGTGCTTGTGTGATTGAATTACCAGAGTTAAAG GGGCGGGAAAGGCTGGGCGACAAGGCGCTATTCGTCTTAGTTAATGGATCTTGA
- the LOC130723301 gene encoding calcium-transporting ATPase 1, translated as MESYLNENFGDVKAKNSSEEALQRWRKLCWLVKNRKRRFRFTANLSKRFEAEAIRRSNQEKFRVAVLVSQAALQFIHGLSLSSQYTVPEEVKAAGFEICADESGSIVDGRDVKKLKIHGGVEGITNKLQSSVNDGISTSEHLLNQRKEVYGINKFTESPVRGFWVFVWEALQDTTLMILAVCALVSLIVGLIMEGWPKGAQDGIGIVASILLVVFVTATSDYRQSLQFKDLDREKKKITVQVTRNGFRQKLSIYDLLPGDIVHLNIGDQVPADGLFVSGFSVLINESSLTGESEPVNVSELNPFLLSGTKIQDGSCKMLVTTVGMRTQWGKLMATLSEGGDDETPLQVKLNGVATIIGKIGLFFAVVTFSVLVQGLFSRKLQEGSQWTWSGDDAMEIVEFFAIAVTIVVVAVPEGLPLAVTLSLAFAMKKMMNDKALVRNLAACETMGSSTTICSDKTGTLTTNHMTVVKACICGKIKEVNRSSVSSDFSSDLPDSALAILLESIFNNTGGEVVKNKNEKIEILGSPTETAILEFGLSLGGDFIKGRQVVKLVKVEPFNSTKKSMGVVLQLPDGGFRAHCKGASEIVLAACDKVVDSNGEVVPLDEDSINQLKDTIEKFADEALRTLCLAYMDIQDEFLVGSPIPTSGYTCIGIVGIKDPVRPGVRESVAICRSAGITVRMVTGDNISTAKAIARECGILTDGIAIEGPVFREKSEEELHDIIPKLQVMARSSPMDKHTLVKHLRTTFEEVVAVTGDGTNDAPALHEADIGLAMGIAGTEVAKESADVIILDDNFSTIVTVAKWGRSVYINIQKFVQFQLTVNVVALIVNFSSACLTGNAPLTAVQLLWVNMIMDTLGALALATEPPNDDLMKRAPVGRKGNFISNVMWRNILGQSIYQFVVIWFLQTRGKVAFHLDGSDSDLILNTLIFNSFVFCQVFNEINSRDMEKINVFEGILKNYVFVAVLTCTVIFQIIIIEFLGTYANTSPLSLKQWVASVVFGVLGMPIAAALKMIPVGSV; from the exons atggAGAGTTACCTGAATGAGAATTTCGGCGATGTGAAGGCCAAGAACTCATCAGAGGAAGCGCTTCAGCGATGGAGGAAGCTCTGTTGGCTTGTTAAGAATCGCAAGAGGAGGTTTCGTTTCACTGCTAATCTCTCCAAGCGATTTGAAGCTGAAGCTATCAGACGATCCAATcag GAGAAATTCAGAGTTGCAGTGTTGGTTTCACAAGCTGCACTTCAGTTTATCCATG GTCTAAGTTTGTCAAGTCAGTACACTGTACCGGAGGAAGTTAAAGCTGCAGGTTTTGAAATTTGTGCGGATGAGTCGGGATCAATTGTTGATGGACGTGATGTGAAGAAGTTAAAAATTCATGGCGGGGTTGAGGGTATCACAAATAAACTCCAATCCTCAGTTAATGATGGGATATCAACATCTGAGCACTTATTAAACCAGAGAAAAGAAGTTTATGGAATTAATAAATTCACTGAAAGCCCAGTACGGGGATTTTGGGTTTTTGTATGGGAAGCTCTTCAAGATACGACTCTCATGATACTTGCAGTATGTGCCTTGGTTTCTTTGATAGTTGGCCTAATAATGGAAGGATGGCCCAAGGGTGCACAGGATGGAATTGGTATTGTTGCAAGCATATTGCTTGTAGTGTTTGTCACTGCCACTAGTGATTACAGACAATCCTTGCAGTTTAAGGATCTAgatagagaaaagaaaaaaattacagtTCAAGTCACGCGAAATGGCTTTAGACAGAAGCTTTCAATATATGATCTACTTCCTGGTGATATAGTCCATCTTAATATTGGAGATCAGGTCCCTGCTGATGGGCTTTTTGTGTCTGGTTTCTCCGTGTTGATAAATGAATCAAGTTTGACAGGAGAAAGTGAACCAGTGAATGTCAGTGAACTTAATCCTTTTCTTCTCTCAGGAACCAAAATCCAGGATGGATCATGCAAGATGCTTGTTACTACCGTTGGAATGAGGACCCAATGGGGCAAACTAATGGCTACTCTCAGTGAGGGGGGAGACGATGAAACTCCCTTGCAGGTAAAACTCAATGGTGTGGCTACCATTATTGGGAAAATAGGCCTCTTTTTTGCTGTTGTGACATTTTCTGTGTTGGTTCAAGGGCTATTTAGCCGCAAGCTACAAGAAGGATCCCAATGGACATGGTCTGGTGATGATGCTATGGAAATTGTGGAATTCTTTGCCATTGCTGTTactattgttgttgttgctgttccTGAAGGTTTACCTTTAGCCGTAACATTGAGCCTTGCTTTTGCCatgaaaaagatgatgaatGATAAGGCACTCGTCCGTAATTTGGCTGCTTGTGAGACAATGGGATCCTCCACTACCATCTGCAGTGACAAGACTGGTACACTAACCACCAACCATATGACTGTTGTAAAAGCTTGCATATGTGGGAAAATTAAAGAAGTAAACCGCTCTTCCGTCTCTTCTGATTTCTCATCTGATCTTCCTGATTCTGCTCTGGCAATTCTACTTGAGTCAATATTTAACAACACTGGAGGAGAAGTTGTCAAAAACAAAAACGAGAAGATTGAGATTCTGGGATCACCAACTGAGACTGCAATCTTAGAATTTGGCCTGTCACTTGGTGGTGATTTCATCAAGGGACGACAAGTGGTAAAACTTGTGAAAGTTGAACCATTTAATTCTACAAAGAAAAGCATGGGGGTAGTTCTACAGCTTCCTGATGGTGGTTTCAGAGCACACTGCAAGGGTGCCTCTGAAATAGTTCTAGCTGCATGTGACAAAGTTGTGGACTCAAATGGCGAGGTTGTTCCCCTTGATGAGGACTCCATCAATCAACTGAAGGATACAATTGAAAAATTTGCTGATGAAGCTCTCCGAACCCTTTGCCTTGCTTACATGGATATTCAAGACGAATTTTTAGTTGGGAGTCCCATTCCTACTAGTGGTTACACTTGTATAGGAATTGTGGGTATTAAAGATCCAGTTCGCCCTGGAGTTCGAGAGTCTGTCGCCATTTGTAGGTCCGCTGGTATTACTGTACGGATGGTTACAGGGGACAACATAAGTACTGCAAAGGCTATTGCCAGAGAATGTGGAATTTTAACAGATGGCATAGCAATTGAAGGCCCTGTGTTCCGTGAGAAGAGTGAGGAAGAACTGCATGATATCATTCCAAAACTTCAG GTGATGGCTCGATCTTCACCCATGGATAAGCATACCCTGGTGAAACACTTGAGGACAACATTTGAAGAGGTTGTTGCAGTTACTGGTGATGGTACAAATGACGCTCCAGCACTTCATGAAGCAGACATTGGACTTGCAATGGGCATTGCTGGAACTGAG gtagCAAAAGAAAGTGCAGATGTGATCATACTGGATGATAACTTTTCTACTATTGTGACTGTGGCCAAATGGGGCCGTTCAGTCTACATTAACATACAGAAATTTGTGCAGTTCCAGCTAACTGTGAATGTGGTTGCTTTGATTGTCAACTTCTCTTCTGCCTGTTTAACTG GAAACGCTCCCCTCACTGCGGTTCAACTCCTATGGGTCAACATGATTATGGACACTCTTGGAGCACTTGCACTAGCCACTGAACCTCCTAATGATGACTTGATGAAAAGAGCACCTGTTGGTAGGAAAGGAAACTTTATCAGCAATGTGATGTGGAGGAATATCTTGGGACAGTCTATTTATCAATTTGTTGTAATCTGGTTCCTCCAGACAAGAGGAAAAGTAGCTTTTCATCTTGATGGCTCGGATTCGGATCTGATATTGAATACACTAATTTTCAACTCATTCGTATTCTGTCAG GTCTTCAATGAGATCAACTCCAGAGATATGGAGAAGATAAATGTTTTTGAAGGTATACTGAAGAATTACGTGTTCGTAGCTGTCCTCACTTGTACTGTTATCTTCCAAATCATAATAATTGAATTCTTGGGCACCTATGCGAACACATCTCCACTTAGTTTGAAGCAATGGGTTGCTAGCGTTGTTTTTGGAGTCCTTGGCATGCCAATTGCAGCAGCTTTAAAGATGATCCCTGTGGGATCTGTCTAA